One Marmota flaviventris isolate mMarFla1 chromosome 17, mMarFla1.hap1, whole genome shotgun sequence genomic window, ACAGTGATCTGGATGGGATTGTTCTCAGGAAAGCTGTTAAAGTCACTGGCCACAGTTGCAAACTAAAGTGAAACAAGAAAGTCCCTCAGATTCCTTCCCAGACCCGAGCCTGGCTTCCTCTCCCTTTggcttcctctctctgctccctcttTGCCTGCTAAGTGTGATCTTAGCCTCATCCAACCCAGTCACAACATACAACACAGGTCCAAAGAGGTGTGACACCAAGGTGTACCTCCCCAGCTGTGGACTGTCTGTTCCACCTCTGGACCCATGCCCACTCCAggccttccctctccttcctgcagTTCCTGGACTAAGTTAAGGAATCCAAAAGCCAAAGGCTTTGGAAAAGGAACATTGTGGTGAATGCATTCATTTGCATTCCTAGCAGGCTTAATCCTGACAGCTCCCAGAAGAACACTCTGGCATTGTTTTCAAGGCAGAAGAAAAACTAGCAAGGacattggggggtgggggtgggggcccaGCCTCCACAGCCCTGGTTCCAGCCCCCAGGCCCGTCTTCCCAGGGCTCACTTTGTAGGGCTTGCACCATTTCCCCACCCCAGCCGTGTTGGCTGCACGGACGGTGAGGCAGTAACTCGTGTTAGGCTTCAGCTCCATCAGCTTGACAGTGGTGCCCAAGATCTTATTGAAGATCCAGGGACGATTCTTTGCCTTGGGTGGCTCATCGTCTTTTTTCTTGCTCACCTCCTGTAACAGGACCTGGTAGAAACTGACCTGCTGCTTGCCCAAAGTATAGGTCCAGGAAATCTAGGGGAAAGAAAACCCGAAGCTCCCTTAGACCTGGCCTGAGCTTCCGTGGACCAGAAGTCTTCTTCCCATCCCCGGTTCCTGCTGGAGTTCAGGCAGGTCTGAAGGAAGCTGTGAGGCACACAACACTGCATGTGGCCCTACAGCATGGGCCACTCTCCCTGGGCAGCCTCACCCACTTTATTCCATATTTCTAGACTGTCTGTGTGAGTTGAGAGATACCTCAGAAATCATCTTGTCCACCTCATGCATTGCAGGTGGCATTACAGATCCAGAGATGGCAAGTTACTGGCCCATGGTCACATAGTAATTAAATGACAGCCAAGGTTCAAACCCATACATTTCACTACAACAATGGTTGCTAAGCCTAGGTTGGCATCTCATGGAGTTTTGCTAACACTGCACGTTCCAGAGCCTGCTGTCTCCTTTCTAGTCTCCCATTTCCAATTTCTTCATCTAGGCCAGTGGTTCTTAAACTTAGGTGTGCGTAGGACAACATAGGACACGGTCCAAAGAGGTGTGACACCAAGGTGTACATCCCCAGCTGTGGACTGTCTGTTCCACCCCTGGAGGACTTATTAAACTGGAGGACTTATTAAGACAGACTGCTGGCCTTCATCCCCACTGTTACTGGTTCAGTAGGCCACACTGGTTCTGATTCAAGGGAAGATGAGAATTTAAATTTCTGTCAAATCACCGTGTGAGGCTGGGGCTAGCCACACTTTGGCAAACGCTGCTGTAGGCCATGAGGCTTCCAGACTTATTTTCTAAATTGcttacagaaaaatatataaactagcCTAATGTTGGAGAACCTCCAGAAAATGAGCCCATGCTCATTTCCCCCACCGTTGCACTCCATTTTTCCTGCACACTCCAGGACAGTGCTGCTCGGCTTGTGGTCTGTGAACTGCAGCATCAGCATCGCCTGGGATTTGTCAGCGGTGCAGAGTCCCaggcccctcccagcccctgtAGGGATGAGACCAGAATCTTGGTTTTGATAAGTTGATAGTGCTCTGTAGGAACACCCATGAGAAGCCCTGACTTAGGAGCTGGGATCAACGAAAGCAGCTGCCCATTCCTCCCATATTTTCCCACCTGCAGCGTTTGCTTGGGTTAGTCCCTCTGTGGAATGCCTCTTCTCCACCTCAAGCTCTACCTCCCAGCCCGAGTGTTACCAAAAGCCACCAAGCTTATTCCTGCAGCTGGAAGTAATGTTTCTTTCCCTCTGAATTTCTGGTGGCACTTGATCTGAATCTTCCCTACAGTCCTGAGCCCCTTCTGCCTTTCACTGAAGTTCTATACAGACAAGCCCCTCCCTTGCTCCCTAAACCATGAACTTGAGGTCAGGACACAGGTGGTAGGCAGCTTCCCAATCCACATGGAGCTGAACTCAGCACCAACATAGCAAGCCTCTGCCACAGGCATGGACTCAGAGAACGTACCACGGCTGTGGAATCGCTGACCGTGTGTTCACAGATGAAAGGGGCCTCCGGCAGGTTCATGATCACAGAGGATTCCGAACATGTTGAGGAGGTGTCTGTGTCCAGTGCGGGGTTGTCAAGGTCCAACAGGCCGCCAGGAGCCATTTGAGTCTTAGATGCATGGGGGCAGAGGGCCAGGTCCCCCTTTTCTGGGTTCTTGACCAGTGAGGAAAAGCTGAGTTTGTTCAGCTCACCCTCCAGCATTCCTGCAAAGAAGCTGCTGTTGGGCTGGGTCACAGCCAGTTTGACGGGGTTCAAGGAACTGGATGAGATGGGGGTTATGCTGGTGTCATCAGAGCTGTATTCAGATTCTTCCATTGTCAGAGGCTTCCTAGAGCAAGAGGGAGACAGGTGATCAGATGAAGGAAGCCAGCGCATCCAGCTTGAGGGCCTGCCTTACCAACATCCCAGCTACTTCTGAACACCTGGGAATACCCTCTCTGCAGCAGTGCGCCAGATCCAGTTTCTTTCACTAAAAATGTCTGGCCCCCATTTGGGATGCAATAGGGAAAGCTGCATCTTTAATAAGACCTTTAGCTCGGTACACTCAGGCACACCTGTAATagcagccactctggaggctgaggcaggagaattgcaaattcaaggccaacctcagtaacttagtgagcacccccatctcaaaataacaggattgaggatatagctcagtgtttaagtgcccctgagtttaatccctagactgaaagaaacaaaaaaagatatttagagGATTCTCATACAGGTGTTGTGAAAACCACAATTTGAGAAACTGCTAAAACTTGAAGTCCTCCCTTCAAAGTGAGGACAAGAACCCCAGGGAATGACGACAGCGATCTACtggagtggggaaaaaaatccacaaatatctaataaaaaatagagttttggtgggtgtagtggcacaggcctgcaatcccagtggcttgggaggctaaggcaggaagatcacaagttcaaagccagcctcagcaacatagtgaagccttgagcaatttagcgagaccctgtgtcaaatttaaaaataagctgggcgtggtggcatatgcctgtgatcccaattctctaaagaaaacacaaaataaggctggggatgtggctcagtagtcgagtacccctgagttcaatccctggtactcctcccaaaaaaggaggaaaaataataattaaaagtaaaatgggggggtgctggggatgtggctcaagcggtagcgcgctcgcctggcacgcgtgcggcccgggttcgatcctcagcaccacatacaaacaaagatgttgtgtctgccgataactaaaaaaataaataaaatattaaaaaaagaaaaagattacagatcagggctgagagtatagcttagtcagtagagtgcttatttaaaaaacaaaaaaaaagtaaaatgggctaGGAAGGTGaatcagtggttaaacacccctgaattcaatccctggtaccaaaaaaaaaaaaaaaaaaaaaaaaaaaaaagttttactagTATTTATCTAATATTGTTTAATACTCAAAGTAATTTACATTTAGTAACATCTAATGATATTTATCATGTAAAATTAAGTCTAGATTATGTTCAATACACATTGAGTGAATGCTCAAAAGTGTtttctattctgattttttttttaaattacggAGTATTGCTgtgtacagtggtgcacacctgtaaactcagcaacttaggaggctgaggcaggagaatcacaagttcaaagccaacctcagcaacttagcaagaccccgaataacttagccagatcctgtctcaaaataaaaagagcagatgatatagctcagtggtaaattacccCTAGGATCAATACTCagtatcagaaaaagaaaaaggaatattttagatatatacaataaataacatattGAACTTTTATTTACCCCTCACCCAGCCTTAGAAATAAAACCTACAGCATTTTGCCTtgtctatagctcagtggtagagtgctcccatgttataaggtcctgggtttgatccctagcaccacaataaacaaataaaactatcAGAATTATTAAAGCCCCCAGATGCTTCCCCCTTACCACATTCATATTCCCACTCAGACATAACTTGTGgagtacattttaaaagttttctattatttactACATGCCTTTATGGGTCTATCACATATAGATATTATCCCTCAGCAAGAtctattaattttcatgtttttcagcTTTATGTAGATTAAACATATTATTCAGAACATATCTGCAGCTTTTTTTTCACTCAATGTTCTGTTTTGATTCATGTCTTTTGATACAGCAGCTCCGCTTCAGTCATTTTAACTTTTATGGTTTTCCATAACATGGACATTTGTATCATTGACAGTTTTTTGCTATTACTAAACAACCAACTTTATATATGATTCAGTTTTCTACTAAAAAGGGCACCAATCCAAAAACtggctttcaaatttttttttaccttaacccaaagtaaaaaaaatacatattacatgGCCACttagtatacatacacataactAAAACATTTCACAGAGCAGTACTTACTCCATGTGTGATGTGCTCTGGAATCCCTGGTTgcatttgaattcatttttatcatACTGGTCTCCACCAACTAGAATGACTTCCGGAGCTGTTAATGGGTCATAACTCACAGTTTGTGTCCTTGACTCCAGGTCAGTCTCCTACTTGATGGAGATTGATTGGCCATATTTTTCCTCCCAGAGCTCCAATTTATCAAACTCCTGAGAAATTGTGATTAGGCCAATACCtcaccctttctattttttttttcaatgaatttttcccttctttttttttttttaagagagagagagaattttttaatatttatttttcagttattggcggacacagcatctttgtttgtatgtggtgctgaggatcgaacccggcctgcaagcatgccaggtgagcgcgataccacttgagccacatccccagccccaccctttcTATTTCTTGATAAACATTTGGAATAAGTGATTTCCCCAACAAGGTAGGCTGAAGAGTCTAGATACCAATATCATTTATACTTCAGATTGTCCTAATATGTATTTCAGATTCATTTACTGGAAATGCTGGTGGTAACATGAGCAGAGAAGGCCCACATGACCATGTCAT contains:
- the LOC139702530 gene encoding fibronectin type III domain-containing protein 8-like, which gives rise to MASETLFKVGDGEEALLKKENLNVMNALDQLPKPFPNPNFMNRAVATKGLPLSSKGSLANFLESDNNLTKPLTMEESEYSSDDTSITPISSSSLNPVKLAVTQPNSSFFAGMLEGELNKLSFSSLVKNPEKGDLALCPHASKTQMAPGGLLDLDNPALDTDTSSTCSESSVIMNLPEAPFICEHTVSDSTAVISWTYTLGKQQVSFYQVLLQEVSKKKDDEPPKAKNRPWIFNKILGTTVKLMELKPNTSYCLTVRAANTAGVGKWCKPYKFATVASDFNSFPENNPIQITVQRKEPQRRTVSIGLEDMRRLEDLEYLFPY